The Ascochyta rabiei chromosome 10, complete sequence genome has a window encoding:
- a CDS encoding rRNA processing protein, whose protein sequence is MTTSSKKKKDKRKDFQKPKLRVGKTAPKAANATSTSFKAKSISLKQQALSANAPTLEAQCVHHLGLLDHKADKQRQESLAFLTTAITGVAPGSPLPQPASVIIPAVQRLILDASNAVRQQLLKLLKALPESDVATHADQLLLHTRAGMTHLSAETRTFALEVLQWLIGVAGDEVVSCAGGWVKMLKCFLSLLVWKPEGEGKWSQAKSYGKSDAKLQVKQMDALTSFLRVGLYHAQLASVTNDSNFPLWQTEHHMLSERSNVYAHLNLFSATRDEEAEMLEDREDRQRVFNDRAEAAVVVGLEQALKAGGEMGRAAAQLRKVVRDGMADFHREEVMV, encoded by the exons ATGACGACCAGCtcgaaaaagaagaaggacaagaGGAAGGATTTCCAG AAACCCAAGTTGAGGGTTGGAAAGACCGCCCCAAAGGCTGCCAATGCGACGAGCACGAGTTTCAAAGCGAAAT CAATATCTTTGAAGCAGCAGGCACTCTCTGCAAATGCTCCAACACTCGAAGCACAATGTGTACATCACCTGGGTCTCCTTGATCACAAAGCGGACAAACAGCGACAGGAATCGCTGGCCTTTCTCACCACAGCCATTACAGGCGTTGCTCCAGGAAGTCCATTACCTCAGCCCGCTTCAGTCATCATCCCTGCTGTGCAGAGACTTATCTTGGACGCTTCAAATGCCGTTCGGCAGCAGTTGCTAAAGCTGCTCAAGGCTCTGCCGGAGAGCGACGTGGCCACTCATGCAGATCAACTCCTGCTCCATACGAGAGCTGGGATGACACATCTGTCCGCGGAAACTCGCACGTTCGCCCTCGAGGTGCTCCAGTGGCTTATTGGTGTTGCGGGCGATGAAGTTGTGAGCTGCGCAGGTGGGTGGGTAAAGATGCTGAAATGCTTCCTGAGCCTGCTTGTCTGGAAGCCTGAAGGAGAGGGGAAATGGTCGCAAGCAAAGTCGTACGGCAAGAGCGACGCGAAGCTCCAAGTGAAGCAGATGGACGCTCTCACCTCCTTCTTACGAGTCGGTCTATATCACGCACAGCTTGCATCGGTCACGAACGACAGCAATTTTCCGCTCTGGCAGACCGAGCACCACATGTTGTCTGAACGATCGAACGTGTACGCCCATCTAAATCTCTTTAGCGCGACAAGAGACGAAGAAGCAGAGATGTTGGAGGATCGCGAGGACCGACAGAGGGTGTTCAATGACAGAGCTGAAGCCGCTGTCGTTGTCGGTCTTGAGCAGGCCCTGAAAGCGGGCGGTGAGATGGGTCGCGCAGCTGCGCAGCTACGGAAAGTGGTTAGAGACGGTATGGCAGACTTTCATAGAGAGGAAGTCATGGTATGA
- a CDS encoding Type IV protein arginine methyltransferase — protein MAEQATEQEILLAKRIISTAERHDVPALKVALKEGSANVQDPTATVATSPLHAAIASCGQAEEGKEADENAIQTVHILLENGAIWNDLNREDETPGCIALRLGQQKIYNLMVEAGVRAELLFAKMQALGLGTSAIEVEEEVSEEVSEEQPAAKKQKVSEDEAQAVAEAIEEKVLDDVSLDNKAYIRSQLRYKPGILLDESDNAVMMDWETEIMQRHAETLIPKKGLRTMNVGHGMGIVDTAILTHDPSEHHIIEAHPQVHQRLRETGWYDKPNVHIHEGRWQDVLPKLVEQGVVLDAIYYDTFAEDYAALKEFFAEYVIQLLAKDGKFGWYNGLGADRQICYDVYTKVSEIDLYEAGFDTTWEDIKVPAGLHGSKEWEGTRRPYWTIDVYRLPVNTFLK, from the coding sequence ATGGCAGAGCAAGCAACCGAACAAGAGATCCTTCTGGCCAAGCGCATCATCTCTACGGCAGAGCGTCACGATGTTCCTGCACTGAAGGTTGCGCTCAAGGAGGGCTCAGCCAACGTCCAGGACCCCACAGCAACGGTTGCAACTTCGCCGCTTCATGCTGCCATTGCGTCTTGCGGTCAGGCTGAAGAGGGAAAAGAGGCAGATGAAAATGCCATTCAGACAGTCCATATTCTGCTTGAGAACGGCGCTATCTGGAATGACTTGAACAGGGAAGACGAGACTCCAGGATGCATTGCCCTCCGCCTGGGCCAGCAGAAGATTTACAACTTGATGGTAGAAGCCGGTGTCCGTGCTGAACTTCTCTTTGCTAAGATGCAGGCCCTCGGTCTTGGAACATCTGCCATTGAAGTCGAAGAGGAGGTCAGCGAGGAGGTCAGCGAGGAGCAGCCCGCGGCCAAGAAGCAGAAGGTCTCCGAGGATGAGGCGCAAGCTGTCGCAGAAGCTATCGAAGAGAAGGTTCTCGATGATGTCTCCCTGGACAACAAGGCGTACATTCGCAGTCAGTTACGTTACAAGCCCGGTATCCTCCTGGACGAGAGCGACAATGCCGTCATGATGGACTGGGAGACTGAGATCATGCAGCGCCACGCTGAGACCCTGATTCCCAAGAAGGGTCTGCGAACCATGAACGTTGGTCACGGAATGGGTATCGTCGACACAGCCATCCTGACACACGACCCTTCTGAACATCACATCATCGAAGCCCACCCGCAGGTTCACCAGCGCCTGAGGGAGACCGGGTGGTACGACAAGCCCAACGTTCACATCCACGAGGGCAGATGGCAAGACGTTCTTCCCAAGCTCGTCGAGCAGGGTGTTGTCCTAGACGCCATCTACTACGACACGTTCGCCGAGGACTACGCGGCGTTGAAGGAGTTCTTCGCCGAGTACGTCATCCAGCTGCTCGCAAAGGACGGAAAGTTCGGGTGGTACAATGGCCTGGGTGCTGATCGACAGATCTGCTACGATGTCTACACCAAGGTGTCCGAGATCGATCTGTATGAAGCTGGCTTCGACACAACTTGGGAGGACATCAAGGTGCCCGCTGGACTGCACGGAAGCAAAGAGTGGGAAGGTACAAGGAGGCCGTACTGGACCATCGACGTTTACCGTCTGCCGGTGAACACCTTCTTGAAGTAA